In the Parasteatoda tepidariorum isolate YZ-2023 chromosome 3, CAS_Ptep_4.0, whole genome shotgun sequence genome, one interval contains:
- the LOC122270718 gene encoding uncharacterized protein, whose translation MAEDSMVLSSAHQCKNSGTTLTPHVYARYFIITLTNPVLPNTSFSKVSPFLIHKALLSALGEVASVRKLRSGDLLVQTTSEKQATALSKCTNICTFNVTVTPHKSLNTCRGVISQAEFIEDEENTILENLQDQHVVEVRRIKIRRNGQLIPTKHLILTFASPTLPSAVKLAWYNCPVRPYIPNPLRCFQCQRFGHSKASCRGTPVCARCSTPGHSDTSCELQPLCINCKGAHEAYSRSCPRWSEEKEIQSVKVMQNLTFSEARRIVTARTPRPGVSYSTVTKTSYCTIGTQTDSPAQTSSKNKQIKPPTPKPNFNFTAASTSNRTTSPPPSKTSKIDNSEKARPFPKQIPLKKLPPSQKPGYSRKKKDAKYIQLANQSTSSALQKMDCEVELSLHPSDDECLLD comes from the coding sequence atggcTGAAGATAGTATGGTGTTGAGTTCCGCACACCAATGCAAAAACAGCGGAACAACTCTTACACCTCATGTATACGCTCGTTATTTCATAATAACATTGACGAATCCTGTCCTACCAAACACATCATTTTCTAAAGTTTCACCATTCTTAATACACAAAGCTCTTCTCTCCGCACTGGGAGAAGTAGCCTCTGTGAGAAAACTACGTTCTGGCGACCTTTTAGTGCAGACGACATCTGAAAAACAAGCCACTGCCCTATCTAAGTGTACAAATATATGTACTTTTAATGTAACTGTCACTCCACACAAATCGCTGAATACCTGTCGTGGAGTAATCTCCCAAGCGGAATTCATAGAAGACGAAGAAAATACGATCTTAGAAAACCTGCAAGACCAGCATGTTGTTGAGGTCCGTAGGATTAAGATTCGAAGGAATGGACAACTCATTCCAACGAAACATCTTATCCTTACATTTGCCTCTCCAACGTTACCATCTGCTGTTAAACTTGCATGGTATAATTGCCCAGTTAGACCCTATATCCCAAATCCTTTGAGGTGCTTTCAGTGCCAAAGGTTTGGGCATTCAAAAGCATCTTGCCGTGGTACACCTGTTTGTGCTCGCTGCTCTACTCCAGGCCATTCAGACACTTCTTGTGAGTTACAACCCCTTTGTATTAACTGCAAGGGAGCTCATGAAGCTTACTCAAGGAGTTGTCCTAGATGGTCAGAGGAGAAAGAAATTCAATCAGTTAAAGTAATGCAGAACCTAACCTTTAGTGAAGCCCGTCGAATCGTTACCGCCCGTACACCCCGTCCGGGCGTTTCGTATTCTACGGTTACTAAGACTTCATATTGTACTATAGGTACTCAAACTGATTCCCCGGCACAAACATCTTCTAAAAATAAGCAGATTAAACCACCAACTCCAAAACCTAACTTTAACTTTACCGCAGCATCAACATCTAATAGGACCACCTCACCTCCACCTAGTAAAACATCTAAAATAGACAATTCCGAAAAGGCCCGACCTTTTCCAAAacaaatacctttaaaaaaattacccccAAGTCAAAAGCCTGGCTATTCCAGGAAGAAAAAAGATGCAAAGTACATTCAACTTGCCAATCAATCCACTTCTTCTGCTTTACAGAAGATGGATTGTGAGGTAGAATTGTCTTTGCATCCTTCTGACGACGAATGCCTACTCGATTGA
- the LOC107452707 gene encoding uncharacterized protein, giving the protein MAESNEYFEEKFISEVKKRPLLYTVKTKSYKDSIIKNNLWLEIAEELGVEVEMLKKKWKTIRDYYTRIKRKLPTGSAAKRKCTTELQRLDSLRFLDGTYLLTNETISNVEDSSFVEESQADEEIRKAAAKTKALHFLWCFPEPLQ; this is encoded by the exons ATGGCGGAATccaatgaatattttgaagaaaaatttatttcagaagtaAAAAAGAGACCTCTcctctacactgtaaaaacaaaatcttacaaagattccataataaaaaataatctatggCTTGAAATTGCGGAAGAACTTGGAGTTGAag TGGAAATgctaaaaaagaaatggaaaaccATCCGTGACTATTATAcgagaattaaaagaaaactgccAACTGGTTCAGCTGCGAAAAGAAAGTGCACTACTGAACTTCAACGACTGGATTCTTTAAGGTTTTTAGATGGAACCTATTTGTTAACTAATGA GACAATCTCTAATGTTGAAGATAGCTCATTTGTAGAGGAATCGCAGGCTGATGAAGAAATTCGC AAGGCTGCGGCAAAAACAAAGGCATTACACTTTTTATGGTGCTTTCCAGAACCTCTTCAATAA